The Scatophagus argus isolate fScaArg1 chromosome 12, fScaArg1.pri, whole genome shotgun sequence genome includes the window TCAAAGATCCACATGCATGcatattattgtgttttaattttattgtatAAATGCTGCAAGCTCTTGTACAGCGTTGCAACAATAATAGTGCAGGAACCAACAGGCAGAGGAGCGAGGCCATGACTCTTAGATGACCTTATGATTGAAATGAAGCTGTAGATTTCAAAAGCCAACAGAAAACACCTTAACTTTCCTCTCCAGCCTCAGCAAACACCTTCCATCTGCAGACACAATGGCCTTCAACGTGGACGTGGACGAGCTGGAGAACTCCCACGGAGCAACGTACGTCAGGAAAAAAGCCGCCAAGGTCACAGGAGAAAACCTTCCCAAAGAACAAGGGTAAACCCTCGCCGCTCTCTTCCTCATCAGCTTCatgatgactgatgactgatgatgataTGATATTCTGAATTTAAATACACGTTTTTTGTTTAATGCATTTTGAGCAGTGTGGGGAGGAAAGCTTAAGCAGCTACACTTTCACCTTCTTTATGCTAAAACATCTGTACTTTCCTTAACAGCCAAGATGAGCtcaaaaagaagaggaagaaaaagaaaggtatgaaatgaaatattttttttctgcttgatATCACAGAATATCAGGattcacataaaacaaatgtttttcatgtggaGTTATAATGAGCTGCAGCATTGTATTGTGCTGACCACagatctgttttatttgttgactCACACTACTCTCAGTGCTCTCCTTCAATGATTCTTCCTGATCTACTTTTAAGGCAAACTGCCCAAAAACTGCGACCCCAAAGCGACCCCTGACCCAGAGAGGTGGCTGCCCATGAGGGAGCGCTCCTACTACAGAGGCAAGAAGAAGGGCAAGAAGAAGGAGCAAATAGGAAAAGGCACACAGGGAGCAACGGCAGGAGCTTCAGCCGAGCTGTGAGTAACCTCCAGAACCGTTGTCTGTGTGCGATTTCCTGTGATTGAGGACTACTAGTGCCCTCCTCTAATCCGGGAAAAGCTCCTGagcttgtgcttgtgtgtctcaGCCAGTGAAAGCTCAGTGGAGGTGTTTTACTTGGGTCAAAGTTATTCTCATTCTCAGCTCAAGTAGAAATTCATGTGGTAGGACtgaattttaacattaaaaaaaaaagaaactcaagaCAATCCAGTATACAGGcaaattatataatatttcCTTCTgacaaatagatttttttacACATAGTAATGTTTCTATGGAGATATTGAAAAAAATAGTTGATATTTCTATTAGGTGACTAATTCATGTATTAGTTTAAATAATCATTTCCATGCACATCAAATATTTGTTAGTTTCAAAAAGTTCTTCCTGTCTTCCAGGGATGCCAGCAAAACAGCCAGTAGCCCCCCTACCTCCCCCAGACCAGGTTCTGCATCTGGATCATCTGCAGCCACCGGCAGCAATGTGGTCCCACCTCGACAGCAGAAACCCGCAGCCTCAGGCGCCACACGCAAGAAggcaccacagaagaagaagaagggtggCAAAGGTGGCTGGTAGTCCGAGGGTAGCAGCACACGATGCAGGGGGGCCATACAatacactgatgtgtgtgtggctaaGACGTCACCAAGAAATCAGAAGCTTTTCTCtggttttttaatgtttcatttaaacatgtgaaaccaaaagtttTCCTTTCGCTCTTCTGTGACAttttggtgggtttttttttttttctaaaagtaCAGAAGAGAGAATAATTAAAGGGCAGCTCCACTGAAATTAACTTTCTGTTGCTCTGCAAAAGCagatgatttctgtttttactttgttttgccTTGTGACCTTTTGAGATCACAGTAACATGCATAcatcatagatttttttttggggggggggtggtttCTGCCAATTTCTCTTCAGTTACATCCTTAAAATTGTCTAACAGGACATCTGAGCCATTTCCATTTAGTCAGTGATTGTGTGAGGAAATAATCTGCTTTTGCAAGGTGACTTGAAGTTGATTTTTGTGAGGACTGTTCTTAATGTCTCCTGAATCTCGAGTATTGGGGTGTTCTACTTCATactctgactttgtttttgtgtatctTTAAATTGTCCCTTTACTCTCAATCAGCTGCAAAGATGCCATGTTAAAGAGTTATTTTTCAATCCTTGCGTTGGTCAAAATTCAAgcaaacaaattttaattttatcagATGCATgtttcagaaaataaagaaagaccAAACAGGTGTCCCATTTTGTTAAGTCTTAATAAAACTCTTCACAATGTCGTAGGGCCccgtgtgtttcctgtcactatTCCGTACCTGCATTTGGACCCatgggaggttttttttttgcctttggattagttaatattttgtttttgtggaacTGAATTCAATCCTCTAATATAGATAGTTCTCTTTTTACTTAAGACAAGatgcatttttacataaaaCCTCGACAGATAACCTGAATTTAACAACGTTCCTTTGTGGAACGGGTGGCGCCTCCTTGAGGTCTCAAAGTGGACTGATATAATTTTTCAGGTACTGATCAAACGCACACCTGTAGTTTCCTCATCAGGTAAAATAAACTCTAACAAACAGACGTACAGACAGGCGTCACTCAGTTCAGTTTGGGAATTTTTgatggttttaatgttgaaaGAGTGTTTTCTGTAAATTCTGGTTAATGGCAGACTGATTTGATagtgaaagacaaactgaatgaccgtttctgttttctgattttcatttcaaaatatgaAATCAATTGAAACGAAGGTGCGTTCATTACAGATTttggtatttctgtttttaaaatgcacacgAATAACTGATTGATGTCCTGTCCCACATCAATCTCCCCCATGAACGTCTCTTGGTTGAATCTACTACTTTCCTTCAAATTGCAGCTAATTTAAATAAGCTCCTTCCACTTGTGGGCGTAATTCTTTGCCAGTTTACTAATGATGAGCCTCACCTGACTTCAATCTGTTCAGAGCTTCCTCTGATGTCCGACAAGCAGTTTCAGCCTCATCTGAGGTTGCTACTTGGCAGAGAAGATGCCTCGTTTGCAGCCTGTTTACTCAGAGTTTTTCGACAGTCCCCTGACAGAAGACGTGGAGGAACTCCTGGCTCGTTTCCAGCAGACTGACTCAATCAGATATGAGAAGTTTTCAGTTATTTGGAGGGACATGGGCTTCTCTGATGTCTTTATAGGTGTCAACCGTGTGGGTGAACTGAAGAGATTTTGTAGAATAACGTTGGCTACAGCTGTGAAGTACTTCCTGCCTCCATACAGCTACCAGATTCGGGTAGGAGGCCTGTATCTGATGTTTGGTTTTTACCACACACAACCTGTGGTTCCGCCAGTGAGGATCAGACTCGCGCTGAGGGTTTGGGCTTCAGTTCAAAAGTTTCTCAGGGAGTCTGTGGATTCTGGGCATCAGGATGTTGTTTACATTTATGAAAAGCTTGTTGCAGTCAAAGCTATACACTACACCGCCATGCCACATTTTCTGACCTTCCAGAAGCAAAGGAAGCCAAAGAAGGAACCTGTGTGCGCAGAGTTCCTAGGGAGGACCACAGCCATCCAGGAGTTCATGACTTCAGACATCCTGGTGGAGTTGGACAACATCCAGAGCCAGTATGAGAAGCTGAAGGAGGGCACGGTGGAGGTCAGCTCCCACGTCAGCATGACCAATCGCAACTT containing:
- the LOC124068662 gene encoding snRNA-activating protein complex subunit 1-like; this encodes MPRLQPVYSEFFDSPLTEDVEELLARFQQTDSIRYEKFSVIWRDMGFSDVFIGVNRVGELKRFCRITLATAVKYFLPPYSYQIRVGGLYLMFGFYHTQPVVPPVRIRLALRVWASVQKFLRESVDSGHQDVVYIYEKLVAVKAIHYTAMPHFLTFQKQRKPKKEPVCAEFLGRTTAIQEFMTSDILVELDNIQSQYEKLKEGTVEVSSHVSMTNRNLATGLKACMSEFITWQQKAFSQDHKDENSETSSSRARLLSSIKQKSYRNVQEASKSRRHRQAQAAELSGSGAEQVQEAALQKKRPLSLRARTWKSLGVTQEESKFQAWLLSAPEQQERVPVKRTNHVAPFRA